A window of Gimesia sp. genomic DNA:
TGCAGACGCGCGGGACATGTTTCAGAATATGAAAGCAGCCGGCCTGGACGTTTCCGCGAAGTTTGTGACGGAGAACGATCTGGATGGCAAGATTTTCAAATCGATCGGGCATTCACTCGGCGATCGCACGCAGATGATTGTGCAACTGGGAGGAGAGTTTATCATCCCGGGACGACCCCAGTATCGATTGCGAAGTTCACCAACCGACTTTGAGCTGAAACAGGATGTGGTCTATCCCACGTCCGACGGTCGCTACGTGATTTCCTGGCAGAAGGGGATTCCTGAAGTTCGCTTCGAAGCCCAGTAGGTTCTCACCGTTGATGTGAGCCGAAAATGATCAGTCGGCTTCTCCCGGTTTGAAATCGATCAGGGCTTTGGGGGGCAGGGCCACGCGCAGGGCATTCAGTACGGCCAGAACGTCAATCACTTCCTGGCTGATCGCACCTGCAACCGGTGGGAGATAACCGGCGGCTGCCAGCAACATGCCCAGCATGCTCAACGCCATGCCGCCGATGGCACTCTGCAGGGCGATGCGACGCATGCGACGACTTATGTGCAGGAATTCGTCGATCTTCTGCAGCGAGCTGTCCATCACAATCACATCTGCAGCTTCCGTGGTGACATCGCTGTTCTGTCCGAAAGCGACGCCTACAGTTGCAGCGACGAGTGCCGGCGCGTCATTGATGCCGTCCCCCACGAAGATGGTATTCGCCTGGGCTGTTTCCTGGTTGACGATTTCGAGTTTCTGCTCGGGGCTCTGACTGAAATAGACCTCTTGAATTCCGACCTGTTCGGCCAGGTAGCGCACCTCCGATTCCCGGTCTCCTGAGACCAGCATGGTCCTGCCGAAGTGGTGCTTGGGGGAGAGGTGATTGATAAAGGAGAGGCCATCGGTGCGGGGCGTATCCCGAAACCGGTAGAGCCCCGCATATTGATTGTCGATCAGAATCACACATTCCAGCCCGCCGACCTGTTCGGGGAGCTGTGATTCCAGATCGGGGTATTGCTGAAGCAGTTTTTTGCGACTGGTGATCTCGACACTGTGGCCGTTGACCGTGCCTTTGAGGCCCTGTCCGGGAGGCTCGCTGATTTCGGTTGCCTCATGCACGACGGCCCGGGCCTCCTGCATGGCATCCAGAATGGCCTGGGAGAGCGGGTGTTTGGAAAAACGCTCGATACTGCCCACCAGGGAGAGGACTTCATCCGCATTCATGTTAGGCGCATAGATTTGTTCGGTGAGTTGCGGTTCGCCGTAGGTCAATGTGCCTGTTTTATCGAAGATGATCGTCCGACAGGTGTCTGCGGTCTCGAGGGATGTTGGATCCCGGACAATGATTGCCCGGCGTGCTGCCAGGGAGATTGAACCGATAATCGCGACCGGAATGGCAATCAACAGCGGGCAGGGGGTGGCAACAACCATCACCGCCAGGAAGCGGACCGGGTCGCCGGTCAACACCCAGGCTACGATGCCAATCAGAACCGCCAGCGGTGTGTACCAGGCTCCCAGTCGATCTGCCAGTCGTCGCATCCGGGGGCGGTGCTGTTCGGATGCCTGCATGACCTCCATGATTTTGGCATACCGCGAATCGATGGCCCGTTTCTCTGCGCGAACAATCAGGGCCGCTTCTCCATTGATTGCCCCGGAGAGGACCTGCGATCCCGGCGTCTTGGACATCATGTAGGGTTCCCCGGTGAGGTAAGATTCATCCATGACGCCGTGCCCTTCGAGCACGGTTCCGTCGATGGGACAGGTCTCATGGGGGAAGATCACGATCATATCGTTGATCTGAATCTGATCGAGAGCGATGTCGTCGATGCGGGAATCGGTTTTGCGATGTGCGATGGACGGCATGCGCCGGCTGAGAGCCTGGAGGACGGACGAGGCACTACGGACCGCGTAGGCTTCGAGGGCCTCACCTCCCGAGAGCATCAGCACCACCAGGGAACCGGCCAGGTACTCTCCCAGAATGACTGACACCACGATCGAGATCCCGGCCAGCAGGTCAGATCCGAATTCGCGATGGACCATTTTGACCAGCAGGCCCCAGACCAGAGGCGTGCCTCCCAGCAGCAGGACCGACCAGAGAGGGAGGTTCTGGGTTGTTTCCGGAACATTCCAGCCATAGCGCAGACAGAGGTAGACCACGATCATCAGAATCGTGAACAGCGCGATAACGGTTTCCAGTGATTTCCAGAGTGATGATCTCGAAGAGACAGAGGGGGAGTCTGACACTGAGGACCCTTTGATCTGTGATGAAGAATGCCCGCACAGCTCGGCGGATGTTGTGCTGCCAGTCAGCATGCATTATAGCAGCTCAGTGCGAGGCGGTCCTCTGAGTATCAGGGAAAAGTATGCTGGAAAGTCGAGGTTAAGGCAAAACCGTCGAGCTTCAGGCGATGACCATTTGTGCGATCAGTCCAAAGACAAAGCCGAGGACAGCGCCCAGGGAAGGTGCCCAGCGGCGTTCGAGTTTGGCCTGGGGGGCAATATCCTGAAATGTCAGATACAGAATACCACCGGCGGCGAAGAGCATGATCAGGCCGACCATTCGCGGAATGAGTGCCAGCAGATAGTATCCAATCAATCCCGAGATGGGGCCGAGCAGGACCAGTAGACAGAAACCAGGCAGAATGTATTTTTTCGTCATGGTGGTAGTACTGTTGAGTTCGCGAAAGGCATTAAAGCCTTCCGGCAGATTCTGCAGTCCGATGAGGATCGCCAGCAGGAGTCCGACGGATTCTCCATTGGTCGCGAAGGAAGCCCCCAATGCCAGGGATTCGGGAACAAAGTCGAGCAGCATCGCGATTAACTGAGAGGCTGAGTTTTTGTGAGTCGCCAGAATGCGGTCGACAACCATGAAGCAGACGCCGCCAAATAGAATCGCCGACGCTGCGATCAGGGGGGGCTGCTCGGAAATGCCCTCTGGTACGAGGACCAGGGCGACAGCCGCCAGCAGGACGCCTCCACCGAAGGCGATGATGGAGTGTCGAAATTCGACTTCCAGCCAGCGGGGATGAATCCGTTCGATCAGCGCGAGGAACCCCCCGATGGGAATCGTGATCCCGGCCAGAGTCGTTAATACAATCACTTCCAGTACGCCGCTCAAGGGCAGTCCTCGTGATGACCGTTCCGTGAAACGTTGAGGGAAAACAGATCAGATACCAGACAAGTGGCTGGCGTCTGAAACGTAGGCTATAGACTATACGGTTTCACGGTCATAAATCAACCAGATCATTCACAAGAAGGAAGATGTTCTTTACTGATGTGCTGACAAAAAAACAGCCCGGCTGAGAAACCGGGCTGTCGAATTTAATAGACTATGCTACATCAGCCTTATTCAGGCAGACGTCCGGACTCTACTTTCGGGAAGGGGCCGGTGCAGGCTTTCATGAAGGCGACCAGGTCTTTTTTGTCCTGGGCCGACAGGTTCAGTTTTTTGACCTTGTCACTCAACCAGGGGTTAGGTGTGCCCCCTTTGTTGTAGTGTTCCACGACTTCTTCCAGCGTCTCCAGCGATCCATCATGCATGTAAGGTGCACTTTGTTCGACGTTGCGAATCGTGGGAGTTTTGAAGGCACCTTTGTCTTTTTCCTGTTTGGTGACTTCGTAGCGACCGAGGTCCGGTTTATCTGCATCCATGCCGACGCCCAGGTTGTGGTATTTTTCATCGGCCAGGTTCGGACCCAGGTGACAGGCGGCGCAGTTGACTTCTTCGCTGAAGAACAGTTTCATACCGCGTTTGGCACTGTCTGACATGGGATGTTTTTTTGTCATCGCCAGGGCCGCTTCGTACTCTTCCTTGAAGTCTTCCAGATCTTCCTTATCAAGTTTGAGGAATGGTTTGAGCTGTTCCTGATAATCGAAGGGAGTCGGTCCGGTCACCACGGCACGTTCGAAAGCCGCGATTGCTTTACCGACATTGTCAATGTTGACGCCGTCTTTGAAGATTTTCTTGAACTGCATCTGGTAGCCGGGAATCTTCTTGATTGTTTTGACGGCGGTCTCGTGTGTGTTACCCATTTCGATCGGGTTAGCAATCGGACCGACGGCCTGTTCTTCCAGAGTGGCGGCGCGTCCATCCCAGAACTGAGGACCACTCAGAATCCGGTTGTAGCTGATGGGCGAGTTGCGGCCCCCTTCCTGATCCCGGATACCGATGCCGAACTGTGTGTGTCGTCCCCAGCCTTCATCGGGATGATGGCAGCTGGCACAGCTGATGGTGTTATCGGACGAGAGACGCTTGTCGAAATAGAGCTGGCGACCCAGTTCAACTTTGGCGCGGGTCAATGGGTTTTCAGTGAGGCCCTGAATTTGAGCCTGACCGGCACTGAGGCCGAGGGGGAGCGTGACTTCCAGAATCTGGTGATTCTCGGGATTGTCGAGCCATTCTTTGATTTCGGCTTTGGTTAACGGTCCTTTGCCGGGAATTCCCAAGGTGAGTTCATCTGTACCCAACTGCACTTTGTTTGATTTTTTTTCGGCAGCCTGTGCTGTTCCCGTCTGTGTGCAGGTCAGTCCTGCCAGCAGGGCAGTCGCCATGCTGATTTTAAGCAGGAGCGGGTAGCTTCGGTGTTCCGATACGTTCATTCGAGTCTCTTCCTTTCCGGGGGCATCCCGGTGATTTAAGTATAACCAGTAAAACGAAAGGGGCTGTTAAGGTATCTCGACGGCATCCTGATCATGACGCAGTCGGTGATTGAGACAGTAATATTGGTTGAGGAATGTTTCAGGTGGGGAAACACTTTTACATCATATATATAAAATTGTACGCATGCATGCAGGGGTTTTCAATTTGGAACCTGTCAGACGGGGAGGGTTTTGTGGAATTGATTTTTTTCTGAAAGTCATTTCAGTTCAGCTGACTTCTGCCGGACTCGTCTGCAGCAGGACCATTTCCCGGTATTTGCCATCAGTCTCCATGAGTGTCTCGTGTGTGCCGGTTTCGATGATGCGTCCCCCCTCAAAGACGACGATCCGATTCGCGTGGGTAATCGTGCTCAGGCGGTGGGCGATCACAAAACAGGTGCGATTTTGCATCAATGTGGCGAGACTGTCCTGAATCAGGCGTTCGCTTTCTGTATCCAGGTTACTGGTCGCTTCATCAAGAATTAACAGACGGGGATCCGCCAGAATCGCACGCGCGATGGCCAGACGCTGTCGTTGTCCGCCGCTCAGTTTGACACCCCGCTCACCAATGAGGGTCTGATAACCTTGTGGCAGTTGCCGGATAAATTCATCGGCATTCGCGACTTCCGCAGCGTGTTGGATTTCGGACAACTCCGCATGCCGATTGCCGTAACCGATATTTTCTGCAACGGAGCCATCAAACAGAAAGACGTCCTGTTCAACGACGCCGATCAGGTGCCGGTAGCTTTCTACATCGAGGTCTTTCAGATCCTGGCCATCGAGCTGCACCTGGCCCGATGTTGGATCGTAAAATCGGGCGACCAGATTGCAGAAGGTGGTTTTGCCCGCCCCACTGGGACCCACCAGTGCGATGGTTTCTCCGGGGGCGATATCAATCGAAATTTCCTCCAGGGCATATTGCAGTGAGCCGGGATATTGAAAATTCACATCCTGGAAAGTGACGCGGCCTTCCACCTCGCCCCGACTGATTTTTCTGGCGGTGGCTGATTCCATTTCGCGAGGCTCTTCGAGTAGATCGAGTACGCGATCCAGTCCAGAGAGGCTGTTCTGGAACTGGGCGGCACTTTGTGCAAGCATGGCCAGCGGACCGAGCAGCATCAGCAGGTAGGCCAGAAACATCACCAGATCGCCCAGGGTGAGTTCTCCCTGCAGCACCTGCCAGCCGCCGTAGAGGAGCAGGCAGGCCGAAGCGATCGGGATCAGGGTTTCCCAGACAATTTCAATCAGTCGCGACCACCACCAGGCGTAAAGTTCCTGGCGACCCATCAGGTGGTTGCCGCGCAGCACACGTGTGGTTTCAGATCGCTGTCGCCCGAAGGCACGCACGACGCGCATGCCACCAAAGGATTCGGTTGCCAGAGCATCGACGGCGACGCGCTGCTGGCGGACTTTACGGTGTTGCGGACGAATCCGACTGATCCAGGTACGATGTGTGAGGTAGACCAGCGGTACCAGAAACAGGGCGCCCAGTAACAGGCGCCAGTCGACCCAGGCGAGAATGATCAGGCTCCCCAGTAACTGGATGATGGCGCGACAGGGATTGTAAAGCATGCCGAAGACCAGTTCGCCGACACTGCCGGCATCTTCGCGGAGAATGCTGGTCGCACCACCTGACTTGAGTTCCTGAACGCGGTGCAGGGGGAGGCGGACTGCGTGCGCAAAGACGAGTTTGCGGACCTTCATTTGAATCAACTTGGTGATGCGGGTTGCATGCCAGCGTCCCCAGATCTGCAGCGCGATACGCACCATGGAAATCAGAATCACACCAACAGTGATTGTGACCAGCAGAGGCCAGGGTTTATGTGGGATCCACGAGGGGAGATCAACGGGCAGCGGTTTCTGATCGAGGACATAGTCGACCACGAATTTTGTGGCCGCAGGTGGGATTAACGCGAGCAGGGTTGCAATCGTCAATGTACCCAATGACAAAAGTACTGAGGCACGGTAGTTTTTCAGCAGTCCCAGAAAGCTGCGGACCAGATCCCAGGAGGAACGGTCACGGTTGGACGCCTGTTTCTGCAGGGCCTTGATCTGGGTTTCACGAAATTCCGTTTTATATTCTTCAAACTGCTGGCGACTGGTACGCGAATGTGTAGTCATGAATGCTCTTTAAGGGAAACGATCGCTGGAACGAAATCGCATTTCCGGAGAGGGTTATTGAGTGATAATTGCGGGTATCTATTATTATAGAGAGTTTTGACGGGGAACAAGCCATTATTCCAGTAGATTCGCGTACACTTGGATATGGAAAGGCTCGAATTCAATCGGACGGGGACGAACTGGCGGGGATCAGTAGTGTGGAGTCGTCAGTGTGTTATTTCCCGACCTGCAGCAGATCAGTGTTTGATCTGCAACAGGACAGGAGTGAGAACATTCGCAGGCTCAGTTGGTCTTTTTAGGTTTGTCATCGGTCAGCGGGAAATCGATGGTGTTGGGTTTGTCTGGTTCGACTTTGACCACAAGACCGGAGTTTTCGAGATCGCCGTACCATTCTGGAATGACAGACACGGGACCGGCATTGCCGTTGACGGCGTCTTCCGGTAGGCCGGAACCCCCTTCGCTGGTCATGGCGGTGATCATGACTTTGTATTCGCCGGGGATCACGCCATCCGATTCATCGAAGGTTCCCATGAAATAGTTGCCATCGCGGTCGATATTACCCTGTGCGGGTGGACCGCCACCGACGGGAATAAAGACCAGCGAGCCGATATGCAGCGGCTCTCCATTATAACTGACGCTGCCTGTGACCGGGGAACGCGCCGGATGGCCATCTCCACAACCCCAGACGGAGATCAGCAGGACTAACATGACGGCTTGAACGAAACGATTGCGAAATATTCTAAAGTTGAAAGGTACAGGTCTGGTGATCATCTGAAATACCCTGGTAGTAAAGTGAGGTGTGGTAGGCGTTGAATGAAACCAATTCCGGTCATGGTAAATTTCTCCCGGAAAGAACAGACGCCCTTTTCGGGAGAAAACCATTTCAGGTGGTTAGATCACCATTCACCAAGGACTTCACCATTGGCTCTGGTGCCGAGTCCTTTGAACAGTGCGAGATCGATATTCTGACTGATGAAGTGGACGGAGCCGTCACCCATCAGGAAGTGTGCTCCACCAACGTGGTAGCTGGTGTAAGGGGTGTGGTTGGTACCAAAACTTCCACGGTAGTTAATGGGGAACTGGATGTTCTTGCTGTCCAGCATCAGTCGTCTGGTGTCGGTGTACCAGTACATGCCCCAGGTCCAGGGTTGGATGCCGCCCCAGCCGGCTTTCATCGAAGCTGACCAGCCGTAGGAAGAGGACGATTCCCCCAGCAGAATCGTGTTGGTAGTCCCGTCTATGACATCGCGGAATCTGGTTTTGCTCTGTGGGAAAATCAGACCGGTATTGGCCCAGCGGTAGTTATTCGAGTCTGAAGGGTTGGTGACATCTTCAACACGACCGGCACAGGCGCGGTAGTGCAGGGCTCCGTGACTCACAATCCAGGGAAGGGTTGAATTCACGATATCGGGAGATCGATTGCCCAAGGCAGATGAAGGGCAGGCGAAAACGGGAATGGGTCCCCAGATTTCGTTCCGGCCATTATGCGGTGCGGTATCGATTCGCCAGGGAGCGAGTTCACTGATCGGGTTGGGGGAGAAGGCTTCCATGGCGTGCAGCCGGGTCGCCTCGTCAATGTAGGGGAAAATTTTAGGGGCCCAGCCCATATGGTAACCACCGCCCGGATAGGTGGGAGTGGGATGGCTGCCGTTGGGTAAGCAGCCGAAGGTGTCGTGGTAGTTGTGGAAGGCCAATCCCAGTTGCTTGAGATTGTTTTTGCACTGAGATCTGCGAGCCGCTTCCCGTGCCTGCTGAACAGCTGGTAAGAGTAAAGCAATCAAGATTGCGATAATTGCGATGACGACCAGAAGTTCAATTAATGTGAATGCTTTGCGTCTTAAGTGGGTGCCCATTGTTCATTTCCTTTAAAAAATATGATAAACGGAAATCGATTGATTGAGCGGCTGAATGTATTTAAGAGCGCGAGATAAAGGAGAGTTATTTAAGTAAATATCACTAATTAATAATAATTGAGTTAGTCTATGTGTCAATCTTTTTTCCCATGAGCAGAGGCAGCAGAGCGAGGGGGGAAGTGCATTTTTCAGGATGCCTTGAGGAAAACTGATCAGTTTGTACTGATGTTTTTTTCACTAGATCGAAGAATCAGAATTTCGTTGACAGACGATCCGTATTCTGAAGTGACAGAAGATGGTTTCTCTGGACCTGAGGGTGGGGCGTAAGTACCATGAATGAAGCCGAAGGGATTCCATCCGGCTGCCTCCGTTCAATCTCCTGCCTGAATCTCAATCTGCATTGATTATCATGCCTGGTTTCTTCAAATTTCTCATCGCGCTTTCAGCTTTTTTTCTGATGGGCACAGTCTGCCTTGCGGAAGATGAGGTGAATTTCAGCCGTGATGTGCTGCCGATCCTTTCGGATCGTTGTTTTCACTGTCATGGTCCCGATCCCACACATCGCGAAGCCGGTCTCAGGCTGGATCTGCGTGAAGCGGCAATTGAAGATCGAGACGGTACGACTGCGGTCGTTCCCGGGAAACCGGAGCAAAGCGAGTTACTGGCACGGATCAGTACTGATGATCAAGACCTGCTGATGCCGCCCGTGGACTCGCACCGCAAGCCGTTGACGAAGTCGCAGGTGGAGACGATCCGCAAGTGGATTGAACAGGGGGCGCAGTGGGGGCAGCACTGGTCGTTTGAGCCGCCCGCGAAGGCGAAATTCAGCGCGGAAGAAACAAAGCAGCATCCGGTCGATGTGCTGGTACAGCGGAAGCTGGCTGCGGAGGGTCTCACGCTCTCCCCGACTGCGGCAAAGCGAACTTTGATCCGTCGGGTCTCGTTTGATCTGACAGGGCTGCCTCCCACGCCGGCCGAAGTCGACGCGTTTGTGAATGATGATTCGCCGGAAGCGTATGCGAAACTGGTAGATCGTCTGCTGAAATCAAAGCATTACGGCGAGCGGATGGCGATGTGGTGGCTGGACCTGGCCCGCTATTCGGATACGGATGGGTTTCAACAGGATGCGACCCGCACGAACTGGCCCTGGCGAGACTGGGTAGTGCAGTCGTTCAATGAGAACAAGCCCTTCGATCAGTTTACGGTCGAGCAGTTTGCCGGCGATCTGCTGCCGAAGTCGACTCCCGAGCAGCAACTGGCGACCTGCTTTCATCGGAATCACATGACCAATGGTGAAGGGGGCCGCGACCCGGAAGAGTCGCGAATCGATTATGTCATCGACCGGGTAAATACTACGGGGACCGTCTGGCTGGGGCTGACGCTGGGCTGTTGCCAGTGTCATTCGCACAAATTCGATCCCATTTCGCAGGCCGATTATTACAGCCTGTTCGCCTTCTTCAACAGTATTGACGAGGACGGCAAAGCGGGGAGTCGGGCAAAGCCTTATCTGAAGTATAAATCACCGCTGGTGGAGCGGGCGATTAAAGAGGCGGAGCAGGTCGTGCAGGACCGGAAGCCGCTGGAAGCCGCGGCCCGCAAACAGGCGGAAGTAGAGTTCGAACCTTGGCTGGCGGAGCAGATCCAAAAAGTCAAACAACAGGATTTTCAGGCCTGGTATCAGCCGCAGATTATCGGGCTGGGTTCGGTGGAAGGCACTGTGTTGAAACAGGAAGCCGAGGGGGTTATCCAGACGAGCGGGCCCGTCCTGCGCCAGGATGACTATCGGCTGACTGCATCAACGAAGTTGCCCCGCATTACCGGTCTGCGGCTGGAAGTCTTTCCGCATCCATCGCACACGGATGGAAAATTATCCCGGGGGAAAACCGGTGAATTCATTCTGACCGATGTGAAACTGCAGGTGCGTCGCGAGGGGAGCTCCCAGTTACGCGACATCGAAATTGCCTCTGCGGTGGCGGATGTTGAAAAGTCAGCCAAAGGTCGCAACTACGGCAAAATCAAAGACACACTGGATGACGATCCCCGTAACGGCTGGACGACCGAGACGTACTCGGCCCGCCAGCAGCATACTGCGGTGTTTGCACTGGCGGAGCCGCTGGTGCTCGAGCCGGGGGAAGAACTGATCTTTGTGATGCTGCATCGCTCCACCGAGGGTGATGCGAACATTGGTCGGTTCCGACTGCTGCTGACTGATCAGCCGGGGCAGGCCGTGCGGTCGCTCGATCCGATGCCGCTGGAAGCACTGGCCAAGGCGAATGTGAAAGAGCCGGGCCAGCTGGATTCGAAATTGAGAAAGCGTCTGCTCGAGCAGTTCCTGGTGGATCATGCCGATTACCAGCGAAGGAAGGCGGAGCTGGACCGGGCGAATGCCCAGTTGGCACAGGTCAAAAAAGCGGCCGGGGAACTGTCGGTGATGGTGCTGGCCGAACGCAAAGAACCGCGAAAGACGTATGTGCTGGAGCGGGGCGTCTGGGACAAGCATGGTAAGGAGGTTTCCCGCTCGGTGCCGGAAGCGATCCTGCCCCTGCCTGCTGAGAAAACGAAAGACCGGCTGGACCTGGCACAGTGGCTGGTGGCGGAACAGAACCCGTTAACGGCGCGGGTGGTGGCGAACCATCTGTGGCAGCTCTGTTTCGGCACCGGACTGGTGCGGACGCCGG
This region includes:
- a CDS encoding ABC transporter ATP-binding protein; this translates as MTTHSRTSRQQFEEYKTEFRETQIKALQKQASNRDRSSWDLVRSFLGLLKNYRASVLLSLGTLTIATLLALIPPAATKFVVDYVLDQKPLPVDLPSWIPHKPWPLLVTITVGVILISMVRIALQIWGRWHATRITKLIQMKVRKLVFAHAVRLPLHRVQELKSGGATSILREDAGSVGELVFGMLYNPCRAIIQLLGSLIILAWVDWRLLLGALFLVPLVYLTHRTWISRIRPQHRKVRQQRVAVDALATESFGGMRVVRAFGRQRSETTRVLRGNHLMGRQELYAWWWSRLIEIVWETLIPIASACLLLYGGWQVLQGELTLGDLVMFLAYLLMLLGPLAMLAQSAAQFQNSLSGLDRVLDLLEEPREMESATARKISRGEVEGRVTFQDVNFQYPGSLQYALEEISIDIAPGETIALVGPSGAGKTTFCNLVARFYDPTSGQVQLDGQDLKDLDVESYRHLIGVVEQDVFLFDGSVAENIGYGNRHAELSEIQHAAEVANADEFIRQLPQGYQTLIGERGVKLSGGQRQRLAIARAILADPRLLILDEATSNLDTESERLIQDSLATLMQNRTCFVIAHRLSTITHANRIVVFEGGRIIETGTHETLMETDGKYREMVLLQTSPAEVS
- a CDS encoding heavy metal translocating P-type ATPase, which codes for MIVVYLCLRYGWNVPETTQNLPLWSVLLLGGTPLVWGLLVKMVHREFGSDLLAGISIVVSVILGEYLAGSLVVLMLSGGEALEAYAVRSASSVLQALSRRMPSIAHRKTDSRIDDIALDQIQINDMIVIFPHETCPIDGTVLEGHGVMDESYLTGEPYMMSKTPGSQVLSGAINGEAALIVRAEKRAIDSRYAKIMEVMQASEQHRPRMRRLADRLGAWYTPLAVLIGIVAWVLTGDPVRFLAVMVVATPCPLLIAIPVAIIGSISLAARRAIIVRDPTSLETADTCRTIIFDKTGTLTYGEPQLTEQIYAPNMNADEVLSLVGSIERFSKHPLSQAILDAMQEARAVVHEATEISEPPGQGLKGTVNGHSVEITSRKKLLQQYPDLESQLPEQVGGLECVILIDNQYAGLYRFRDTPRTDGLSFINHLSPKHHFGRTMLVSGDRESEVRYLAEQVGIQEVYFSQSPEQKLEIVNQETAQANTIFVGDGINDAPALVAATVGVAFGQNSDVTTEAADVIVMDSSLQKIDEFLHISRRMRRIALQSAIGGMALSMLGMLLAAAGYLPPVAGAISQEVIDVLAVLNALRVALPPKALIDFKPGEAD
- a CDS encoding PSD1 and planctomycete cytochrome C domain-containing protein, translated to MNFSRDVLPILSDRCFHCHGPDPTHREAGLRLDLREAAIEDRDGTTAVVPGKPEQSELLARISTDDQDLLMPPVDSHRKPLTKSQVETIRKWIEQGAQWGQHWSFEPPAKAKFSAEETKQHPVDVLVQRKLAAEGLTLSPTAAKRTLIRRVSFDLTGLPPTPAEVDAFVNDDSPEAYAKLVDRLLKSKHYGERMAMWWLDLARYSDTDGFQQDATRTNWPWRDWVVQSFNENKPFDQFTVEQFAGDLLPKSTPEQQLATCFHRNHMTNGEGGRDPEESRIDYVIDRVNTTGTVWLGLTLGCCQCHSHKFDPISQADYYSLFAFFNSIDEDGKAGSRAKPYLKYKSPLVERAIKEAEQVVQDRKPLEAAARKQAEVEFEPWLAEQIQKVKQQDFQAWYQPQIIGLGSVEGTVLKQEAEGVIQTSGPVLRQDDYRLTASTKLPRITGLRLEVFPHPSHTDGKLSRGKTGEFILTDVKLQVRREGSSQLRDIEIASAVADVEKSAKGRNYGKIKDTLDDDPRNGWTTETYSARQQHTAVFALAEPLVLEPGEELIFVMLHRSTEGDANIGRFRLLLTDQPGQAVRSLDPMPLEALAKANVKEPGQLDSKLRKRLLEQFLVDHADYQRRKAELDRANAQLAQVKKAAGELSVMVLAERKEPRKTYVLERGVWDKHGKEVSRSVPEAILPLPAEKTKDRLDLAQWLVAEQNPLTARVVANHLWQLCFGTGLVRTPGDFGLQGEPPTHPELLDWLAVELMEHDWDLQHILKLIVTSRTYQQRSDVTPELLTRDPENRLLARGARFRLPSWMIHDAALQASGLLNPAQGGPPVMPYQPPGVWAEMFMGRFTYEPSQGAAQYRRSLYAFWRRSSAPTFLFDSAQRRVCEVQPRRTNTPLQALTLLNDVTILESSRELARTAIQEEQTPAERIDFIAQRILSRVLTAREQTVLEREYEQSRDYYQSHPEAALELLDVGQPPATSKVAPDELASWMVVASMIFNLDEAITHE
- a CDS encoding cytochrome c peroxidase, whose amino-acid sequence is MNVSEHRSYPLLLKISMATALLAGLTCTQTGTAQAAEKKSNKVQLGTDELTLGIPGKGPLTKAEIKEWLDNPENHQILEVTLPLGLSAGQAQIQGLTENPLTRAKVELGRQLYFDKRLSSDNTISCASCHHPDEGWGRHTQFGIGIRDQEGGRNSPISYNRILSGPQFWDGRAATLEEQAVGPIANPIEMGNTHETAVKTIKKIPGYQMQFKKIFKDGVNIDNVGKAIAAFERAVVTGPTPFDYQEQLKPFLKLDKEDLEDFKEEYEAALAMTKKHPMSDSAKRGMKLFFSEEVNCAACHLGPNLADEKYHNLGVGMDADKPDLGRYEVTKQEKDKGAFKTPTIRNVEQSAPYMHDGSLETLEEVVEHYNKGGTPNPWLSDKVKKLNLSAQDKKDLVAFMKACTGPFPKVESGRLPE
- a CDS encoding divalent cation transporter, with protein sequence MSGVLEVIVLTTLAGITIPIGGFLALIERIHPRWLEVEFRHSIIAFGGGVLLAAVALVLVPEGISEQPPLIAASAILFGGVCFMVVDRILATHKNSASQLIAMLLDFVPESLALGASFATNGESVGLLLAILIGLQNLPEGFNAFRELNSTTTMTKKYILPGFCLLVLLGPISGLIGYYLLALIPRMVGLIMLFAAGGILYLTFQDIAPQAKLERRWAPSLGAVLGFVFGLIAQMVIA
- a CDS encoding DUF1559 domain-containing protein encodes the protein MGTHLRRKAFTLIELLVVIAIIAILIALLLPAVQQAREAARRSQCKNNLKQLGLAFHNYHDTFGCLPNGSHPTPTYPGGGYHMGWAPKIFPYIDEATRLHAMEAFSPNPISELAPWRIDTAPHNGRNEIWGPIPVFACPSSALGNRSPDIVNSTLPWIVSHGALHYRACAGRVEDVTNPSDSNNYRWANTGLIFPQSKTRFRDVIDGTTNTILLGESSSSYGWSASMKAGWGGIQPWTWGMYWYTDTRRLMLDSKNIQFPINYRGSFGTNHTPYTSYHVGGAHFLMGDGSVHFISQNIDLALFKGLGTRANGEVLGEW